A DNA window from Luteolibacter luteus contains the following coding sequences:
- a CDS encoding pirin family protein → MKKLKFIHQSSGTHWVGDGFPVRSVFSYDRFGKELDPFLLLDYAAPHPFDPTTRRRGVGPHPHRGFETVTLSFQGEVEHRDSSGGGGKIGPGDVQWMTAASGLLHEEYHSEDFARSGGIFEMAQLWVNLPAKDKSAPPRYQSLLKQEIPVVDLPDGAGTVRVVAGEFDGHRGPAKTFTPINLWELSMTGGKFATLKVEDGHTAALLVLRGEVIIGGEQKAGEGALAVFEREGEEFLFQATSDTRLLLMSGKPIGEPIVGQGPFVMNSQMEILQAFRDFQAGAMGEL, encoded by the coding sequence ATGAAGAAGCTCAAGTTCATCCATCAGAGTTCCGGCACGCATTGGGTTGGCGATGGCTTTCCAGTGCGCTCGGTCTTTTCTTATGACCGCTTTGGCAAGGAGCTCGATCCCTTCCTGCTCCTCGACTATGCGGCTCCGCATCCCTTCGATCCCACCACCCGGCGTCGCGGAGTGGGGCCTCATCCTCATCGCGGCTTTGAAACCGTAACCCTCAGTTTTCAGGGGGAGGTGGAGCATCGCGATTCCAGCGGAGGCGGTGGCAAGATCGGGCCCGGCGATGTGCAGTGGATGACTGCCGCGAGCGGCTTGCTCCACGAGGAGTATCACTCGGAGGATTTCGCCCGCAGTGGAGGCATCTTCGAGATGGCCCAGCTTTGGGTAAACCTGCCGGCCAAGGACAAGAGCGCGCCGCCGCGTTACCAATCGCTGCTCAAGCAGGAGATTCCGGTAGTAGACCTACCCGACGGAGCCGGAACGGTTCGCGTCGTCGCCGGTGAATTCGACGGGCATCGGGGGCCGGCCAAAACCTTCACACCGATCAATCTTTGGGAACTCAGCATGACCGGAGGCAAGTTCGCAACCTTGAAGGTCGAGGATGGTCATACCGCTGCCCTGCTTGTGCTCCGCGGGGAGGTTATCATCGGAGGTGAGCAAAAGGCGGGCGAAGGCGCGCTGGCGGTATTCGAGAGGGAAGGGGAGGAGTTCCTTTTCCAAGCCACCTCGGATACCCGCTTGCTGCTGATGAGCGGCAAGCCGATCGGTGAGCCGATCGTCGGTCAAGGTCCCTTCGTGATGAACAGCCAGATGGAGATCCTGCAAGCCTTCCGCGATTTCCAAGCGGGGGCGATGGGAGAGTTGTGA
- the ycaC gene encoding isochorismate family cysteine hydrolase YcaC translates to MSDSFKYKRLDKNDVAVLLVDHQTGLTNCVQDFSPDDFKNAVLALADAAKYFKLPTILTTSFEDGPNGPLVPELKEMFPDAPYIARPGNINAWDNEDFVKAVKATGKKQLLIAGIVTEVCVAFPALSALEEGYEVFVVTDASGTFNKTTRDAAWFRMQAAGAQLMSWFGVACELHRDWRNDIEGLGTLFSNHLPSYRCLINSYNHGKQAAK, encoded by the coding sequence ATGAGTGACTCCTTCAAATACAAGCGTCTCGATAAGAACGACGTGGCCGTGCTGCTGGTCGATCACCAGACGGGCCTCACCAATTGCGTCCAGGATTTTTCCCCGGATGACTTCAAAAATGCCGTGCTGGCCCTCGCTGATGCGGCGAAGTACTTCAAGCTTCCCACCATTCTAACAACCAGCTTCGAAGACGGTCCGAACGGGCCCTTGGTTCCGGAGCTGAAGGAGATGTTCCCGGATGCACCCTACATCGCACGCCCCGGCAATATCAATGCGTGGGACAATGAGGATTTCGTCAAGGCGGTCAAAGCGACGGGCAAGAAGCAACTGTTGATCGCCGGGATCGTGACCGAGGTCTGCGTGGCATTTCCCGCGCTCTCCGCGCTCGAGGAGGGTTATGAGGTCTTCGTGGTGACGGACGCGTCAGGCACCTTCAACAAGACGACCCGTGATGCTGCTTGGTTCCGCATGCAGGCAGCCGGGGCACAACTGATGAGCTGGTTCGGCGTGGCCTGTGAATTGCATCGCGACTGGCGCAACGACATCGAGGGGCTGGGGACGCTCTTCTCGAATCATCTTCCGAGCTACCGCTGCCTGATCAATAGCTACAACCACGGAAAGCAAGCCGCGAAGTGA
- a CDS encoding LysR family transcriptional regulator has protein sequence MELRHLRYFVAVAEEENVTRAAARLHVAQPSLSRQIRDLEHELGVDLFDHAVRSVRLTAAGRHFLGEAREAIARIEQATRSVQEFVHGAAGELHIGYAPSLSTTTLPRALRLFLGRYPKVQAQLHDLSTEEMIAGIRAGSLDVALIAKTSEHPWDGVEFREIARHRPAVALPPSHNLAKADAIDLKSLGDQSLLAYGRTQYPEYHAWLQQVFGEKAVPKIAGEYDSSSSLIASVESGCGIALVQEGFETLAGSRLSIRPIKGLKGAGFSFGVAFDPKKASPKIEAFITSCQEAIDPEQTDPLANSR, from the coding sequence ATGGAACTGAGGCATCTGCGCTACTTCGTGGCGGTCGCTGAGGAAGAGAACGTCACGCGCGCCGCAGCCAGGTTGCACGTCGCGCAGCCATCCCTGAGCCGACAAATCCGCGACCTGGAACACGAGCTCGGGGTCGATCTCTTCGATCACGCCGTGCGCTCGGTTCGACTGACCGCGGCCGGCCGTCACTTCCTCGGGGAGGCCAGGGAAGCCATCGCCCGCATTGAACAAGCCACTCGTTCCGTTCAGGAATTTGTCCACGGTGCCGCGGGAGAACTCCACATCGGTTATGCCCCTTCCCTGAGCACCACCACGCTTCCCCGAGCGCTGCGGCTCTTCCTTGGCCGCTATCCAAAGGTGCAAGCGCAGCTCCACGACCTCTCCACGGAAGAAATGATCGCGGGCATCCGCGCCGGAAGCCTCGATGTCGCCTTGATCGCAAAGACCTCCGAGCACCCTTGGGACGGAGTCGAATTCCGCGAGATCGCACGACATCGTCCCGCGGTCGCACTCCCACCGTCACACAACCTCGCCAAGGCGGACGCCATCGACCTCAAAAGCCTGGGCGACCAATCCCTGCTGGCCTACGGTCGCACCCAGTATCCCGAATATCACGCGTGGCTGCAGCAGGTCTTCGGAGAGAAAGCCGTGCCAAAGATCGCCGGCGAATACGACAGCTCATCCAGCTTGATCGCCAGCGTCGAATCCGGCTGCGGCATCGCCTTGGTTCAGGAAGGCTTCGAAACCCTCGCAGGCTCCAGACTCTCGATCCGTCCGATCAAGGGCCTGAAGGGCGCGGGCTTCTCCTTCGGCGTCGCCTTCGATCCCAAAAAAGCCTCACCAAAAATCGAGGCCTTCATCACCAGTTGCCAGGAAGCCATCGATCCGGAGCAGACCGATCCCCTCGCGAATTCCAGATGA
- a CDS encoding Gfo/Idh/MocA family protein, which translates to MNPNDKVNIAATGRRNFLKSIGGVGAAMAATTALVKAQGSPDRPSGAKYMGDFAAPKLEKVKVAIIGVGARGSGHAAQLATIEGVDFVGICDLREDLVKKSEARVTKEGHKPKLYSGDENAWKKMLVEVKPDAVFIATPWNVHAVMCIESMKAGAHAFSEVPIAVTIEEMWDIVNTSESTGRHCMMMENVNYGREELLYLNMVRQGVIGELLHGEAAYIHELRSQMENGDTTGSWRTFQYAKRNGNLYPTHGLGPVAQYMNLGRGEDNFRRMVSYSSPAKGRALYAQKSEKLSNPAFKTLVFEGGDMSTSIIKTTLGRTVMVQWDETSPRPYSRHNLIQGTKGTLKGFPNGMAIEGVTKSYHEWTETEEFEAIAAKYEHPLFKRVGELAQKMGGHGGMDFLMLFRIIECLRKGEPLDQNVYEGCFWSAVGPLSEKSVKEDGMPQDFPDFTRGGWKTTKPLGIIA; encoded by the coding sequence ATGAACCCGAACGATAAAGTGAACATCGCTGCCACTGGCCGCCGCAATTTCCTGAAGTCCATCGGTGGCGTGGGAGCCGCGATGGCGGCGACCACCGCTCTGGTCAAGGCGCAGGGCTCGCCGGATCGTCCGTCCGGGGCGAAATATATGGGCGACTTCGCTGCTCCGAAGCTGGAGAAGGTGAAGGTTGCGATCATCGGTGTGGGTGCGCGCGGGTCTGGTCATGCGGCGCAGCTCGCCACGATCGAGGGTGTTGATTTCGTCGGGATCTGCGATCTTCGCGAGGATCTGGTGAAGAAGTCCGAGGCGCGGGTGACCAAGGAAGGTCATAAGCCTAAGCTCTACTCGGGCGACGAGAACGCCTGGAAGAAGATGCTGGTGGAAGTGAAGCCGGATGCGGTCTTCATCGCCACGCCTTGGAATGTCCACGCCGTGATGTGCATCGAGTCGATGAAGGCCGGTGCGCATGCTTTCTCCGAAGTGCCGATCGCGGTGACGATCGAGGAGATGTGGGACATCGTGAACACCTCCGAGTCCACGGGCCGTCATTGCATGATGATGGAGAACGTGAACTACGGTCGCGAAGAGCTCCTTTACCTCAATATGGTCCGCCAGGGCGTGATCGGCGAGCTGCTCCATGGCGAGGCCGCCTACATCCACGAGCTGCGCAGCCAGATGGAGAACGGCGACACCACTGGCTCCTGGCGCACCTTCCAGTATGCCAAGCGCAACGGGAACCTCTATCCGACCCACGGCCTCGGTCCGGTGGCGCAGTACATGAACCTCGGTCGCGGTGAGGACAACTTCCGCCGGATGGTGTCTTATTCCTCTCCTGCGAAGGGTCGTGCGCTCTACGCGCAGAAGTCCGAGAAGCTCTCCAATCCGGCGTTCAAGACGCTGGTCTTCGAAGGCGGCGACATGAGCACCTCCATCATCAAGACGACGCTGGGCCGCACGGTCATGGTACAGTGGGATGAAACCTCCCCGCGTCCTTATTCCCGCCACAACCTGATCCAAGGCACCAAGGGTACGCTCAAGGGCTTCCCGAATGGCATGGCCATCGAAGGGGTGACCAAGAGCTATCACGAGTGGACGGAGACCGAAGAGTTCGAGGCGATCGCCGCGAAGTATGAGCACCCGCTCTTCAAGCGCGTGGGCGAGCTTGCCCAGAAGATGGGCGGCCACGGCGGCATGGATTTCCTGATGCTCTTCCGCATCATCGAGTGCCTGCGCAAGGGCGAGCCACTCGACCAAAACGTTTACGAAGGCTGCTTCTGGTCCGCGGTGGGACCGTTGAGCGAGAAGTCGGTGAAGGAGGACGGCATGCCGCAGGACTTCCCTGATTTCACCCGCGGTGGTTGGAAGACCACCAAGCCGCTCGGCATCATTGCCTGA
- a CDS encoding endonuclease/exonuclease/phosphatase family protein, translating into MLLRRLIPFLCAFGVLHAEPAKELRVMCWNLHHGVGVDGKLDLERIAAVIREQKPDLVALQEVDNKCRRSEGIDQAAELAKLTGLNGVFGKAMDYDGGQYGQAILSRFPIEDTQVHQLPGDGEPRIAFEAEVKVDGKPLRMITVHLDHQQDPRRLKQAEAVLKALENHHEPMVLAGDFNDVPGSPVLAVFGEPWKALAKQEPVLTCPAEKPAVEIDHILVRGLEAAGPVVVLPEAVASDHRPLAVSIKTAP; encoded by the coding sequence ATGCTGCTACGCCGTCTTATCCCTTTCCTCTGTGCCTTCGGAGTTCTGCATGCGGAGCCCGCGAAGGAGCTTCGTGTGATGTGCTGGAACCTTCACCACGGGGTGGGTGTGGACGGCAAGTTGGACCTGGAGAGGATCGCGGCGGTGATCCGTGAGCAGAAGCCCGATCTCGTCGCGCTACAGGAGGTGGATAACAAGTGCCGCCGCAGCGAGGGCATCGATCAGGCGGCGGAGCTGGCGAAGCTCACGGGCCTCAACGGGGTCTTCGGCAAGGCGATGGACTACGACGGTGGCCAGTATGGGCAGGCGATCCTCTCGCGCTTTCCGATCGAGGATACTCAGGTGCACCAACTGCCGGGTGATGGCGAGCCGCGCATTGCGTTCGAGGCGGAGGTGAAGGTGGATGGCAAGCCGCTCCGAATGATCACGGTGCACTTGGATCACCAGCAGGATCCGCGTCGGCTGAAGCAGGCGGAGGCGGTCCTCAAGGCGCTGGAGAATCATCATGAGCCGATGGTTCTCGCGGGGGATTTCAATGATGTGCCCGGATCGCCGGTGCTCGCGGTTTTCGGCGAGCCGTGGAAGGCGCTGGCCAAGCAGGAGCCGGTGCTGACTTGTCCGGCGGAGAAGCCCGCGGTGGAGATCGATCACATCCTCGTGAGGGGGCTCGAAGCGGCTGGTCCGGTCGTGGTGCTGCCGGAGGCTGTGGCCTCCGATCACCGGCCGCTGGCAGTGTCGATAAAGACGGCTCCTTGA
- a CDS encoding CDP-alcohol phosphatidyltransferase family protein codes for MTLASKITLGRIFLVPVFAVYVARYGLTVEAGSPQEKLRWIALSLFVFASATDGVDGWIARRFNQRSKFGAFIDPLADKFLLITAIVFLSAFPWGAHDWRIPPWFAWLVITRDTLIVIGIILVKKHARQVHYSPHWTGKVCTVTQMFAVGWVMLKIGHLPPVYPCLVAAVFTLWSAFHYYLEASRQLRRGPATHP; via the coding sequence ATGACACTCGCCAGCAAGATCACGCTGGGCCGCATCTTCCTGGTGCCGGTCTTCGCCGTGTACGTGGCGAGATACGGGCTCACCGTCGAGGCAGGATCGCCCCAGGAGAAGCTGCGCTGGATCGCCCTCTCCCTCTTCGTCTTCGCCTCCGCCACGGATGGGGTCGATGGCTGGATCGCCCGCCGCTTCAACCAGCGCTCGAAATTTGGCGCCTTCATCGATCCCTTGGCGGACAAGTTTCTCCTCATCACGGCCATCGTTTTCCTCAGCGCCTTCCCTTGGGGTGCCCATGATTGGAGGATCCCTCCTTGGTTCGCCTGGCTGGTGATCACCCGGGATACCCTTATCGTCATCGGGATCATTCTGGTGAAAAAACATGCCCGCCAGGTCCACTATTCCCCGCACTGGACCGGGAAGGTCTGCACCGTCACCCAGATGTTCGCCGTGGGCTGGGTGATGCTGAAAATAGGCCACCTCCCGCCTGTTTACCCCTGCCTTGTCGCCGCCGTTTTCACCCTGTGGTCCGCCTTCCACTACTACCTCGAGGCCTCCCGGCAGCTCCGGCGGGGTCCGGCGACTCATCCGTAA
- the der gene encoding ribosome biogenesis GTPase Der codes for MPTVAIVGRPNVGKSALFNRLAKRKIAIVHDQPGVTRDRISAPCMATETPCTLIDTGGIGGTLDDGFGEAVTIEADIAMQTADLILFVVDAHAGLTPVDLDLGGKLRKAKPPVMLVANKVDDDKHTRHADEFSRLGFGEAIRVSAEHGKGMQFLVEKIDEFMKPLAGEIEQAVAEAEVAGIKLAIIGKPNAGKSSLVNAILNDQRTIVSDVAGTTRDAIDLPCEFAGEKFTLIDTAGLRPRSKQDTSVEVFSAMRSERAIRRADLCVLVIDLAAGVSAQDRKIAQKILEENKPCLIVLNKFDLYHPDAPKKARMEEASEHVKRELFFLSYAPFVAVSAKNGQAVDQVLKEVLKIRKGAKNVPSTGKLNRMLQEAFQINPPPTDKRSAKRLKLYYGTAAVDEKYGTIPVPTFVLFVNDKSLMPASYEQYLSNRLREFNPVAGVPIVFSVRSRDRREWEKREPSAAPKARKAARKSAPPKSAARKNAPKRKKK; via the coding sequence ATGCCTACCGTTGCCATCGTCGGTCGCCCGAATGTCGGGAAATCCGCGCTCTTCAACCGCCTCGCCAAGCGGAAGATCGCGATCGTCCACGACCAGCCGGGCGTGACCCGGGACCGCATTTCCGCGCCCTGCATGGCCACGGAGACCCCATGCACCTTGATCGATACCGGCGGTATCGGCGGCACTTTGGACGATGGCTTCGGCGAAGCCGTGACGATCGAGGCCGATATCGCGATGCAGACGGCCGATCTGATCCTTTTCGTCGTGGATGCCCATGCCGGCCTGACCCCGGTCGATCTCGACCTCGGCGGGAAGCTCCGCAAGGCCAAGCCCCCCGTGATGCTCGTGGCCAACAAAGTGGACGACGACAAGCACACCCGCCATGCCGACGAATTCAGCCGTCTCGGCTTCGGTGAGGCGATCCGCGTCTCCGCGGAGCACGGCAAGGGCATGCAGTTCCTCGTCGAGAAGATTGATGAGTTCATGAAGCCCCTTGCAGGGGAGATTGAACAGGCCGTCGCCGAAGCCGAGGTCGCCGGCATCAAGCTCGCGATCATCGGCAAGCCAAACGCGGGTAAATCCTCATTGGTGAATGCCATTCTCAACGACCAGCGCACCATCGTCTCCGATGTCGCCGGGACCACCCGTGACGCGATCGACCTGCCCTGCGAGTTTGCCGGGGAGAAATTCACCCTGATCGATACCGCCGGGCTGCGTCCGCGTTCGAAGCAGGACACCTCGGTGGAAGTCTTTTCCGCCATGCGCTCGGAGCGCGCCATCCGCCGCGCCGATCTTTGCGTTCTTGTGATCGATCTCGCAGCCGGAGTGAGCGCTCAAGACCGGAAGATCGCCCAAAAGATCCTGGAGGAAAACAAGCCCTGCCTGATCGTCCTGAACAAGTTCGACCTCTATCATCCGGATGCCCCGAAGAAGGCACGGATGGAAGAAGCCTCCGAACACGTGAAGCGGGAGTTGTTCTTCCTTTCCTATGCACCCTTCGTCGCCGTCTCGGCGAAAAATGGCCAAGCGGTGGACCAAGTCCTCAAGGAGGTGTTGAAGATCCGCAAGGGGGCGAAGAACGTCCCCAGCACCGGCAAGCTGAATCGCATGCTGCAGGAGGCTTTCCAGATCAATCCACCGCCCACCGACAAACGCTCGGCGAAGCGCCTCAAGCTCTACTACGGCACCGCGGCAGTGGATGAAAAATACGGCACCATCCCGGTGCCGACCTTCGTGCTCTTCGTAAATGACAAGAGCCTGATGCCTGCGAGCTACGAGCAGTATCTCTCGAACCGCCTGCGCGAGTTCAATCCCGTGGCCGGGGTGCCGATCGTGTTCTCGGTCCGCTCCCGCGACCGGCGTGAATGGGAGAAACGCGAACCCAGCGCCGCACCAAAGGCACGCAAGGCTGCCAGGAAGAGCGCGCCACCAAAGAGCGCCGCACGTAAGAATGCTCCGAAGCGGAAGAAGAAGTAA
- a CDS encoding DUF1398 domain-containing protein, which produces MNPQLVTQAADATHQGTLPFPEVVGLLVEGGVESYYVDYARACTVYYDGGGSSVVVPLPYEGLPVIAADFNASALVENIRDSQQKGQSHQDFSRRAMLAGVQGYHAFLRGQRVTYHGRQGDAHTEWFPGAGK; this is translated from the coding sequence ATGAACCCCCAGTTGGTGACTCAAGCGGCGGATGCCACCCATCAAGGAACCCTGCCATTTCCGGAAGTCGTCGGTCTTTTGGTGGAAGGCGGCGTGGAGTCTTACTACGTGGACTATGCGCGAGCCTGCACCGTTTACTACGATGGTGGTGGTAGCAGTGTGGTGGTGCCGCTTCCCTACGAAGGTCTGCCGGTGATTGCGGCGGACTTCAATGCCAGCGCTCTGGTGGAGAATATCCGGGATAGCCAGCAGAAGGGGCAATCGCATCAGGACTTCAGCCGTCGTGCGATGTTAGCGGGAGTGCAGGGCTACCATGCCTTCTTGAGAGGGCAGCGGGTGACCTATCACGGACGCCAAGGTGATGCTCACACAGAGTGGTTTCCCGGGGCGGGGAAGTGA
- the dnaN gene encoding DNA polymerase III subunit beta, translated as MKFSISKEALLEGLQKVQHVVSTRTTLPILSNVLLVAKNGRLTFTTTDLDVGITGSVEAKIEKEGATTLPAKRLVNIVRELPASEVEISVDAKNVASIQSGPSFFKIIGLGQDDFPPLPDFEGAKEFRMPQQQLRDGLKKTSYAISTDETRYVLNGIYTSFRDGKLTLVATDGRRLAMVENDLDFPASHETDVIVPTKAVQELMRLLGDAGEVLIRLSDSQIAFSIGEHLLISKLIEGNYPNYRQVIPGDSTERVELPRESTFDTVRRVSLLSSDKSNSVKLVFGANTVEVTANSPDVGEARETMEVAYGGKAMQIAFNPEFLMAPLRNLESDTVYLDLIDEMSPGVIRIDGSFLYVIMPMRVTS; from the coding sequence ATGAAGTTCAGTATCTCCAAAGAAGCCCTGCTGGAAGGGCTGCAGAAGGTCCAGCACGTGGTTAGCACCCGGACCACCCTGCCGATCTTGTCGAACGTGCTGCTCGTGGCGAAGAACGGACGCCTGACCTTCACGACGACGGACCTTGATGTGGGCATCACCGGTTCGGTCGAAGCAAAGATCGAAAAGGAAGGTGCGACGACGCTGCCGGCCAAGCGTCTGGTGAACATCGTGCGTGAACTTCCCGCCAGCGAGGTGGAGATTTCCGTGGATGCGAAGAACGTGGCCTCGATCCAGAGCGGCCCGTCCTTCTTCAAGATCATCGGCCTTGGTCAGGATGACTTCCCGCCACTCCCGGACTTCGAGGGCGCGAAGGAATTCCGCATGCCGCAGCAGCAGCTCCGCGACGGTCTGAAGAAGACCTCCTACGCGATCTCCACCGATGAGACGCGCTACGTGCTGAACGGCATCTACACCTCTTTCCGCGATGGCAAGCTGACACTGGTCGCTACCGACGGCCGCCGCCTCGCGATGGTCGAGAACGACCTCGACTTCCCGGCCAGCCACGAGACCGACGTCATCGTGCCGACCAAGGCCGTGCAGGAGCTGATGCGCTTGCTCGGCGATGCCGGTGAAGTGCTGATCCGCTTGAGCGACAGCCAGATCGCTTTCTCGATCGGTGAGCACCTGCTCATTAGCAAGCTCATCGAAGGCAACTACCCGAACTACCGTCAGGTGATCCCGGGTGACTCCACCGAGCGTGTGGAACTGCCGCGTGAGTCCACCTTCGACACCGTTCGCCGCGTCTCGCTGCTGTCCTCGGACAAGTCGAACTCGGTGAAGCTGGTCTTCGGTGCGAACACGGTAGAAGTCACCGCGAACTCGCCGGATGTCGGTGAGGCCCGTGAAACCATGGAAGTGGCCTACGGTGGCAAGGCGATGCAGATCGCTTTCAACCCCGAGTTCCTCATGGCTCCGCTGCGCAACCTCGAAAGCGACACGGTCTACCTCGATCTCATCGACGAGATGAGCCCGGGTGTGATCCGCATCGATGGCAGCTTCCTCTACGTGATCATGCCGATGCGCGTGACGAGCTGA
- the dnaA gene encoding chromosomal replication initiator protein DnaA, with the protein MMDLEEFDEGAREATAGDPAVQWDAACEVLGRLVSKDAYQRWFRSSRLVGVEDSRAVVAVPNEIHQVWIETNYLPELASAVAETIDGVREVKLVVEDGVVLDADPSRGPARPAAPREAAVVAPVAAESFEKRLKAAGLNPQFTFDSFVVGANSQFAHAASEAVAKRKGPGYNPLFIHGGPGLGKTHLMQAIGHEYLRKQPGSKVVYLTCEKFTNEFIDAVRKGDLEKFRKRYRSADVMLLDDVQFLAGKDRSQEEFFHTFNTLLDGRCQVVLTSDRPASEIKSLEPRLISRFECGLTVELQPPVFETRLAILGKKRDEWKVRVDEGIMRFLAERIRSNVRRLEGALMRVATFASLAGEHVTEERVEHLLRDLLREEAGKQVTIDTIQRAVADHFDVRLADMTSRRRPASIAFPRQIAMYLSRTLTKGSLMEIGEAFGGRDHGTVIHACKKIGSQMESDASVRDAIGVIEAGLRR; encoded by the coding sequence ATGATGGATCTGGAGGAGTTCGATGAGGGTGCGAGGGAAGCGACTGCCGGCGATCCGGCAGTGCAATGGGATGCAGCCTGCGAAGTTCTCGGACGTCTGGTGAGCAAGGATGCCTACCAGAGGTGGTTCCGGTCTTCGCGGTTGGTCGGTGTGGAAGATTCACGGGCGGTGGTTGCCGTTCCGAACGAGATCCACCAGGTGTGGATCGAAACGAACTACTTGCCTGAACTTGCGTCGGCGGTGGCTGAGACCATCGATGGCGTGCGCGAGGTGAAGCTGGTGGTTGAAGATGGCGTGGTGCTCGATGCTGATCCGTCGCGCGGGCCGGCACGTCCGGCAGCGCCACGCGAAGCGGCAGTGGTCGCCCCTGTGGCGGCAGAGAGCTTCGAGAAGCGCCTGAAGGCCGCGGGACTCAATCCGCAATTCACCTTCGATTCCTTTGTGGTCGGTGCGAACAGCCAGTTCGCCCATGCCGCGAGTGAAGCGGTGGCGAAGCGGAAGGGCCCGGGCTACAACCCGCTCTTCATCCATGGTGGTCCGGGTCTCGGGAAGACCCACCTGATGCAGGCCATCGGCCATGAGTACTTGCGCAAGCAGCCGGGCTCGAAGGTCGTTTACCTGACCTGCGAGAAGTTCACAAACGAGTTCATCGATGCCGTCCGCAAGGGTGACCTCGAGAAGTTCCGCAAGCGCTACCGCTCTGCCGACGTGATGCTGCTGGACGATGTCCAGTTCCTCGCCGGCAAGGACCGCTCGCAGGAAGAGTTCTTCCATACCTTCAACACCCTGCTCGACGGGCGTTGCCAGGTGGTGCTGACCAGCGACCGCCCGGCGAGCGAGATCAAGAGCCTCGAGCCGCGTCTGATTTCGCGTTTCGAGTGCGGTCTGACGGTCGAGCTCCAGCCGCCGGTTTTCGAAACTCGCCTGGCGATCCTTGGCAAGAAGCGGGACGAGTGGAAGGTCCGGGTTGACGAAGGAATCATGCGGTTCCTCGCCGAGCGGATCCGCAGCAATGTCCGCCGTCTGGAAGGCGCCCTGATGCGCGTGGCGACCTTCGCCTCGCTCGCCGGGGAGCACGTGACGGAGGAGCGCGTGGAGCACCTCCTGCGCGACCTCCTGCGCGAGGAAGCGGGCAAGCAGGTGACCATCGACACCATCCAGCGTGCGGTGGCGGATCACTTCGACGTCCGTCTGGCCGACATGACCAGCCGCCGCCGACCGGCCAGCATCGCCTTCCCGCGCCAGATCGCGATGTATCTGAGCCGGACCCTGACGAAGGGTTCCCTGATGGAAATCGGCGAGGCCTTCGGCGGTCGGGACCACGGGACGGTCATCCACGCCTGCAAAAAAATCGGTTCCCAGATGGAATCCGACGCCTCCGTGAGGGACGCAATCGGGGTCATCGAGGCTGGTCTGCGGCGCTAG